The following coding sequences lie in one Spinacia oleracea cultivar Varoflay chromosome 1, BTI_SOV_V1, whole genome shotgun sequence genomic window:
- the LOC110778499 gene encoding IN2-2 protein isoform X5 codes for MAGVRRIKLGSQGLEVSAQGLGCMGMSAFYGPPKAEEDMIPLIQYAISSGITFLDTSDFYGPHTNELLLGKASTGGWREKVELATKFGVKFTDGKKEILGDPAYVRAACEGSLKRLDIDCIDLYYQHRIDTKLPIEVTMGELKKLVEEGKIKYIGISEASASTIRRAHAVHPITAVQMEWSLWTRDVEEDIVPTCRELGIGIVAYSPLGRGFFSSGPKMTENFTKEDFRQDKWQLKNSCM; via the exons ATGGCTGGTGTTAGGAGGATTAAGCTTGGTTCACAGGGTTTAGAAGTTTCTGCACAAGGTCTAGGATGCATGGGAATGTCTGCCTTCTATGGCCCACCTAAGGCTGAAGAAGACATGATCCCACTTATTCAATATGCAATCAGTTCTGGCATTACCTTCCTTGATACTTCTGATTTTTATGGACCTCATACTAATGAGCTTCTCCTTGGAAAG GCATCGACAGGAggatggagagagaaagttgaatTGGCTACAAAATTTGGCGTCAAATTTACAGACGGGAAAAAAGAGATTCTGGGTGATCCTGCATATGTAAGGGCTGCCTGTGAGGGAAGCTTGAAGCGACTTGATATCGATTGCATTGACCTTTATTATCAACATCGTATTGATACCAAACTTCCAATTGAAGTCACG ATGGGAGAACTGAAGAAACTGGTTGAGGAGGGAAAAATCAAGTACATTGGTATTTCTGAAGCTTCAGCATCAACCATCAGACGAGCACATGCGGTTCACCCCATAACAGCAGTCCAGATGGAATGGTCTTTGTGGACAAGAGATGTGGAGGAAGACATAGTTCCTACCTGTAG GGAACTTGGAATTGGAATAGTCGCATACAGTCCTCTAGGAAGGGGCTTTTTCTCTTCAGGGCCCAAGATGACGGAGAACTTCACAAAAGAGGACTTCCGGCAG GATAAGTGGCAGCTGAAGAACAGTTGTATGTAA
- the LOC110778499 gene encoding IN2-2 protein isoform X3, with translation MAGVRRIKLGSQGLEVSAQGLGCMGMSAFYGPPKAEEDMIPLIQYAISSGITFLDTSDFYGPHTNELLLGKASTGGWREKVELATKFGVKFTDGKKEILGDPAYVRAACEGSLKRLDIDCIDLYYQHRIDTKLPIEVTMGELKKLVEEGKIKYIGISEASASTIRRAHAVHPITAVQMEWSLWTRDVEEDIVPTCRELGIGIVAYSPLGRGFFSSGPKMTENFTKEDFRQLLLHTRTNWHMET, from the exons ATGGCTGGTGTTAGGAGGATTAAGCTTGGTTCACAGGGTTTAGAAGTTTCTGCACAAGGTCTAGGATGCATGGGAATGTCTGCCTTCTATGGCCCACCTAAGGCTGAAGAAGACATGATCCCACTTATTCAATATGCAATCAGTTCTGGCATTACCTTCCTTGATACTTCTGATTTTTATGGACCTCATACTAATGAGCTTCTCCTTGGAAAG GCATCGACAGGAggatggagagagaaagttgaatTGGCTACAAAATTTGGCGTCAAATTTACAGACGGGAAAAAAGAGATTCTGGGTGATCCTGCATATGTAAGGGCTGCCTGTGAGGGAAGCTTGAAGCGACTTGATATCGATTGCATTGACCTTTATTATCAACATCGTATTGATACCAAACTTCCAATTGAAGTCACG ATGGGAGAACTGAAGAAACTGGTTGAGGAGGGAAAAATCAAGTACATTGGTATTTCTGAAGCTTCAGCATCAACCATCAGACGAGCACATGCGGTTCACCCCATAACAGCAGTCCAGATGGAATGGTCTTTGTGGACAAGAGATGTGGAGGAAGACATAGTTCCTACCTGTAG GGAACTTGGAATTGGAATAGTCGCATACAGTCCTCTAGGAAGGGGCTTTTTCTCTTCAGGGCCCAAGATGACGGAGAACTTCACAAAAGAGGACTTCCGGCAG CTACTATTACATACTAGAACTAACTGGCACATGGAAACTTGA
- the LOC110778499 gene encoding IN2-2 protein isoform X2 — translation MAGVRRIKLGSQGLEVSAQGLGCMGMSAFYGPPKAEEDMIPLIQYAISSGITFLDTSDFYGPHTNELLLGKASTGGWREKVELATKFGVKFTDGKKEILGDPAYVRAACEGSLKRLDIDCIDLYYQHRIDTKLPIEVTMGELKKLVEEGKIKYIGISEASASTIRRAHAVHPITAVQMEWSLWTRDVEEDIVPTCRELGIGIVAYSPLGRGFFSSGPKMTENFTKEDFRQVLAPRQLTYLFLPALAKVQTREY, via the exons ATGGCTGGTGTTAGGAGGATTAAGCTTGGTTCACAGGGTTTAGAAGTTTCTGCACAAGGTCTAGGATGCATGGGAATGTCTGCCTTCTATGGCCCACCTAAGGCTGAAGAAGACATGATCCCACTTATTCAATATGCAATCAGTTCTGGCATTACCTTCCTTGATACTTCTGATTTTTATGGACCTCATACTAATGAGCTTCTCCTTGGAAAG GCATCGACAGGAggatggagagagaaagttgaatTGGCTACAAAATTTGGCGTCAAATTTACAGACGGGAAAAAAGAGATTCTGGGTGATCCTGCATATGTAAGGGCTGCCTGTGAGGGAAGCTTGAAGCGACTTGATATCGATTGCATTGACCTTTATTATCAACATCGTATTGATACCAAACTTCCAATTGAAGTCACG ATGGGAGAACTGAAGAAACTGGTTGAGGAGGGAAAAATCAAGTACATTGGTATTTCTGAAGCTTCAGCATCAACCATCAGACGAGCACATGCGGTTCACCCCATAACAGCAGTCCAGATGGAATGGTCTTTGTGGACAAGAGATGTGGAGGAAGACATAGTTCCTACCTGTAG GGAACTTGGAATTGGAATAGTCGCATACAGTCCTCTAGGAAGGGGCTTTTTCTCTTCAGGGCCCAAGATGACGGAGAACTTCACAAAAGAGGACTTCCGGCAG GTTCTAGCTCCACGTCAGTTAACTTATCTCTTCCTTCCAGCACTTGCCAAGGTTCAAACCCGAGAATATTGA
- the LOC110778499 gene encoding IN2-2 protein isoform X6: MAGVRRIKLGSQGLEVSAQGLGCMGMSAFYGPPKAEEDMIPLIQYAISSGITFLDTSDFYGPHTNELLLGKASTGGWREKVELATKFGVKFTDGKKEILGDPAYVRAACEGSLKRLDIDCIDLYYQHRIDTKLPIEVTMGELKKLVEEGKIKYIGISEASASTIRRAHAVHPITAVQMEWSLWTRDVEEDIVPTCRELGIGIVAYSPLGRGFFSSGPKMTENFTKEDFRQALKRGWSKKV; this comes from the exons ATGGCTGGTGTTAGGAGGATTAAGCTTGGTTCACAGGGTTTAGAAGTTTCTGCACAAGGTCTAGGATGCATGGGAATGTCTGCCTTCTATGGCCCACCTAAGGCTGAAGAAGACATGATCCCACTTATTCAATATGCAATCAGTTCTGGCATTACCTTCCTTGATACTTCTGATTTTTATGGACCTCATACTAATGAGCTTCTCCTTGGAAAG GCATCGACAGGAggatggagagagaaagttgaatTGGCTACAAAATTTGGCGTCAAATTTACAGACGGGAAAAAAGAGATTCTGGGTGATCCTGCATATGTAAGGGCTGCCTGTGAGGGAAGCTTGAAGCGACTTGATATCGATTGCATTGACCTTTATTATCAACATCGTATTGATACCAAACTTCCAATTGAAGTCACG ATGGGAGAACTGAAGAAACTGGTTGAGGAGGGAAAAATCAAGTACATTGGTATTTCTGAAGCTTCAGCATCAACCATCAGACGAGCACATGCGGTTCACCCCATAACAGCAGTCCAGATGGAATGGTCTTTGTGGACAAGAGATGTGGAGGAAGACATAGTTCCTACCTGTAG GGAACTTGGAATTGGAATAGTCGCATACAGTCCTCTAGGAAGGGGCTTTTTCTCTTCAGGGCCCAAGATGACGGAGAACTTCACAAAAGAGGACTTCCGGCAG GCGTTGAAAAGAGGATGGAGTAAGAAAGTATAA
- the LOC110778498 gene encoding probable aldo-keto reductase 4 isoform X3, with protein MLLMVCEVEILSLHGRVQKLARSFGKLSKLKALRGWRDKVELATKFGIIFTDGKGEVCGEPEYVRAACEGSLKRLDINCIDLYYQHRSDTKVPIEVTMGELKKLVEEGKIKYIGLSEASVSTIRRAHAVHPITAVQIEWSLWTRDVEEDIVPTCRELGIGIVAYSPLGRGFFSSGPKMTENFTKEDYRQHMPRFKSENVEHNKHIFERVSEIATRKGCSPGQLALAWVHHQGNDVCPIPGTTKIENLNQNIGALSVKLTPEEMSELESLASDDSVKGHRCGGFSATWKNSDTPPLSSWKPE; from the exons ATGTTGTTAATGGTGTGCGAAGTGGAGATTCTATCCCTACATGGAAGGGTTCAGAAACTTGCCCGTTCCTTTGGAAAACTGAGTAAGCTAAAG GCGTTGCGAGGATGGAGAGACAAAGTTGAACTGGCAACAAAATTTGGGATCATATTTACTGATGGAAAAGGAGAGGTTTGTGGCGAGCCTGAATATGTAAGGGCTGCTTGTGAGGGAAGCTTGAAGCGACTTGATATCAATTGCATTGACCTCTATTATCAACATCGTAGTGATACCAAAGTTCCCATTGAAGTCACG ATGGGAGAACTGAAGAAACTGGTTGAGGAGGGGAAAATCAAGTACATAGGTCTATCTGAAGCATCGGTATCAACCATCAGAAGAGCACATGCGGTTCACCCCATAACAGCAGTCCAGATTGAATGGTCCTTGTGGACAAGGGATGTGGAGGAAGACATAGTTCCTACCTGTAG GGAACTTGGAATTGGAATAGTAGCATACAGTCCTCTAGGAAGGGGCTTTTTCTCTTCAGGGCCCAAGATGACAGAGAACTTCACAAAAGAGGACTACCGGCAG CATATGCCAAGGTTCAAATCCGAGAATGTTGAGCATAACAAACACATATTTGAGCGGGTCAGTGAAATAGCGACCCGAAAAGGATGCAGCCCGGGACAATTAGCACTTGCATGGGTCCATCACCAGGGAAATGATGTGTGTCCAATCCCCGGAACAACTAAGATCGAGAACCTCAACCAGAATATTGGAGCCTTGTCTGTGAAGTTAACTCCAGAAGAGATGAGTGAGCTAGAATCCTTAGCATCAGATGACAGTGTCAAGGGCCATAGATGTGGAGGCTTTTCTGCTACATGGAAGAATTCAGACACTCCACCTTTGTCCTCATGGAAGCCTGAATGA
- the LOC110778498 gene encoding probable aldo-keto reductase 4 isoform X1 has protein sequence MWKIKVLALGSRKNVETKLTEIQKMAGVRRIKLGSQGLEVSAQGLGCMGMSAFYGPPKAEEDMIPLIQHAISSGITFLDTSDVYGPHTNEILLGKALRGWRDKVELATKFGIIFTDGKGEVCGEPEYVRAACEGSLKRLDINCIDLYYQHRSDTKVPIEVTMGELKKLVEEGKIKYIGLSEASVSTIRRAHAVHPITAVQIEWSLWTRDVEEDIVPTCRELGIGIVAYSPLGRGFFSSGPKMTENFTKEDYRQHMPRFKSENVEHNKHIFERVSEIATRKGCSPGQLALAWVHHQGNDVCPIPGTTKIENLNQNIGALSVKLTPEEMSELESLASDDSVKGHRCGGFSATWKNSDTPPLSSWKPE, from the exons ATGTGGAAAATTAAGGTTTTGGCCCTCGGCTCAAGGAAAAACGTTG AGACCAAACTTACAGAGATTCAGAAAATGGCTGGTGTTCGGAGGATTAAGCTTGGTTCACAAGGTCTAGAAGTTTCTGCTCAGGGTCTAGGATGTATGGGAATGTCCGCCTTCTATGGCCCACCTAAGGCTGAAGAAGACATGATCCCACTTATTCAACATGCAATCAGCTCTGGCATTACCTTCCTTGATACTTCTGATGTTTATGGACCTCATACTAATGAGATTCTCCTTGGCAAG GCGTTGCGAGGATGGAGAGACAAAGTTGAACTGGCAACAAAATTTGGGATCATATTTACTGATGGAAAAGGAGAGGTTTGTGGCGAGCCTGAATATGTAAGGGCTGCTTGTGAGGGAAGCTTGAAGCGACTTGATATCAATTGCATTGACCTCTATTATCAACATCGTAGTGATACCAAAGTTCCCATTGAAGTCACG ATGGGAGAACTGAAGAAACTGGTTGAGGAGGGGAAAATCAAGTACATAGGTCTATCTGAAGCATCGGTATCAACCATCAGAAGAGCACATGCGGTTCACCCCATAACAGCAGTCCAGATTGAATGGTCCTTGTGGACAAGGGATGTGGAGGAAGACATAGTTCCTACCTGTAG GGAACTTGGAATTGGAATAGTAGCATACAGTCCTCTAGGAAGGGGCTTTTTCTCTTCAGGGCCCAAGATGACAGAGAACTTCACAAAAGAGGACTACCGGCAG CATATGCCAAGGTTCAAATCCGAGAATGTTGAGCATAACAAACACATATTTGAGCGGGTCAGTGAAATAGCGACCCGAAAAGGATGCAGCCCGGGACAATTAGCACTTGCATGGGTCCATCACCAGGGAAATGATGTGTGTCCAATCCCCGGAACAACTAAGATCGAGAACCTCAACCAGAATATTGGAGCCTTGTCTGTGAAGTTAACTCCAGAAGAGATGAGTGAGCTAGAATCCTTAGCATCAGATGACAGTGTCAAGGGCCATAGATGTGGAGGCTTTTCTGCTACATGGAAGAATTCAGACACTCCACCTTTGTCCTCATGGAAGCCTGAATGA
- the LOC110778499 gene encoding IN2-2 protein isoform X4: MAGVRRIKLGSQGLEVSAQGLGCMGMSAFYGPPKAEEDMIPLIQYAISSGITFLDTSDFYGPHTNELLLGKASTGGWREKVELATKFGVKFTDGKKEILGDPAYVRAACEGSLKRLDIDCIDLYYQHRIDTKLPIEVTMGELKKLVEEGKIKYIGISEASASTIRRAHAVHPITAVQMEWSLWTRDVEEDIVPTCRELGIGIVAYSPLGRGFFSSGPKMTENFTKEDFRQSCRLVFLVPVFMK; encoded by the exons ATGGCTGGTGTTAGGAGGATTAAGCTTGGTTCACAGGGTTTAGAAGTTTCTGCACAAGGTCTAGGATGCATGGGAATGTCTGCCTTCTATGGCCCACCTAAGGCTGAAGAAGACATGATCCCACTTATTCAATATGCAATCAGTTCTGGCATTACCTTCCTTGATACTTCTGATTTTTATGGACCTCATACTAATGAGCTTCTCCTTGGAAAG GCATCGACAGGAggatggagagagaaagttgaatTGGCTACAAAATTTGGCGTCAAATTTACAGACGGGAAAAAAGAGATTCTGGGTGATCCTGCATATGTAAGGGCTGCCTGTGAGGGAAGCTTGAAGCGACTTGATATCGATTGCATTGACCTTTATTATCAACATCGTATTGATACCAAACTTCCAATTGAAGTCACG ATGGGAGAACTGAAGAAACTGGTTGAGGAGGGAAAAATCAAGTACATTGGTATTTCTGAAGCTTCAGCATCAACCATCAGACGAGCACATGCGGTTCACCCCATAACAGCAGTCCAGATGGAATGGTCTTTGTGGACAAGAGATGTGGAGGAAGACATAGTTCCTACCTGTAG GGAACTTGGAATTGGAATAGTCGCATACAGTCCTCTAGGAAGGGGCTTTTTCTCTTCAGGGCCCAAGATGACGGAGAACTTCACAAAAGAGGACTTCCGGCAG AGTTGCAGACTTGTGTTTTTAGTTCCTGTCTTCATGAAATAG
- the LOC110778498 gene encoding probable aldo-keto reductase 2 isoform X2, with protein MAGVRRIKLGSQGLEVSAQGLGCMGMSAFYGPPKAEEDMIPLIQHAISSGITFLDTSDVYGPHTNEILLGKALRGWRDKVELATKFGIIFTDGKGEVCGEPEYVRAACEGSLKRLDINCIDLYYQHRSDTKVPIEVTMGELKKLVEEGKIKYIGLSEASVSTIRRAHAVHPITAVQIEWSLWTRDVEEDIVPTCRELGIGIVAYSPLGRGFFSSGPKMTENFTKEDYRQHMPRFKSENVEHNKHIFERVSEIATRKGCSPGQLALAWVHHQGNDVCPIPGTTKIENLNQNIGALSVKLTPEEMSELESLASDDSVKGHRCGGFSATWKNSDTPPLSSWKPE; from the exons ATGGCTGGTGTTCGGAGGATTAAGCTTGGTTCACAAGGTCTAGAAGTTTCTGCTCAGGGTCTAGGATGTATGGGAATGTCCGCCTTCTATGGCCCACCTAAGGCTGAAGAAGACATGATCCCACTTATTCAACATGCAATCAGCTCTGGCATTACCTTCCTTGATACTTCTGATGTTTATGGACCTCATACTAATGAGATTCTCCTTGGCAAG GCGTTGCGAGGATGGAGAGACAAAGTTGAACTGGCAACAAAATTTGGGATCATATTTACTGATGGAAAAGGAGAGGTTTGTGGCGAGCCTGAATATGTAAGGGCTGCTTGTGAGGGAAGCTTGAAGCGACTTGATATCAATTGCATTGACCTCTATTATCAACATCGTAGTGATACCAAAGTTCCCATTGAAGTCACG ATGGGAGAACTGAAGAAACTGGTTGAGGAGGGGAAAATCAAGTACATAGGTCTATCTGAAGCATCGGTATCAACCATCAGAAGAGCACATGCGGTTCACCCCATAACAGCAGTCCAGATTGAATGGTCCTTGTGGACAAGGGATGTGGAGGAAGACATAGTTCCTACCTGTAG GGAACTTGGAATTGGAATAGTAGCATACAGTCCTCTAGGAAGGGGCTTTTTCTCTTCAGGGCCCAAGATGACAGAGAACTTCACAAAAGAGGACTACCGGCAG CATATGCCAAGGTTCAAATCCGAGAATGTTGAGCATAACAAACACATATTTGAGCGGGTCAGTGAAATAGCGACCCGAAAAGGATGCAGCCCGGGACAATTAGCACTTGCATGGGTCCATCACCAGGGAAATGATGTGTGTCCAATCCCCGGAACAACTAAGATCGAGAACCTCAACCAGAATATTGGAGCCTTGTCTGTGAAGTTAACTCCAGAAGAGATGAGTGAGCTAGAATCCTTAGCATCAGATGACAGTGTCAAGGGCCATAGATGTGGAGGCTTTTCTGCTACATGGAAGAATTCAGACACTCCACCTTTGTCCTCATGGAAGCCTGAATGA
- the LOC110778499 gene encoding IN2-2 protein isoform X8 — MAGVRRIKLGSQGLEVSAQGLGCMGMSAFYGPPKAEEDMIPLIQYAISSGITFLDTSDFYGPHTNELLLGKASTGGWREKVELATKFGVKFTDGKKEILGDPAYVRAACEGSLKRLDIDCIDLYYQHRIDTKLPIEVTMGELKKLVEEGKIKYIGISEASASTIRRAHAVHPITAVQMEWSLWTRDVEEDIVPTCRELGIGIVAYSPLGRGFFSSGPKMTENFTKEDFRQY, encoded by the exons ATGGCTGGTGTTAGGAGGATTAAGCTTGGTTCACAGGGTTTAGAAGTTTCTGCACAAGGTCTAGGATGCATGGGAATGTCTGCCTTCTATGGCCCACCTAAGGCTGAAGAAGACATGATCCCACTTATTCAATATGCAATCAGTTCTGGCATTACCTTCCTTGATACTTCTGATTTTTATGGACCTCATACTAATGAGCTTCTCCTTGGAAAG GCATCGACAGGAggatggagagagaaagttgaatTGGCTACAAAATTTGGCGTCAAATTTACAGACGGGAAAAAAGAGATTCTGGGTGATCCTGCATATGTAAGGGCTGCCTGTGAGGGAAGCTTGAAGCGACTTGATATCGATTGCATTGACCTTTATTATCAACATCGTATTGATACCAAACTTCCAATTGAAGTCACG ATGGGAGAACTGAAGAAACTGGTTGAGGAGGGAAAAATCAAGTACATTGGTATTTCTGAAGCTTCAGCATCAACCATCAGACGAGCACATGCGGTTCACCCCATAACAGCAGTCCAGATGGAATGGTCTTTGTGGACAAGAGATGTGGAGGAAGACATAGTTCCTACCTGTAG GGAACTTGGAATTGGAATAGTCGCATACAGTCCTCTAGGAAGGGGCTTTTTCTCTTCAGGGCCCAAGATGACGGAGAACTTCACAAAAGAGGACTTCCGGCAG TATTAG
- the LOC110778499 gene encoding probable aldo-keto reductase 2 isoform X1, producing MAGVRRIKLGSQGLEVSAQGLGCMGMSAFYGPPKAEEDMIPLIQYAISSGITFLDTSDFYGPHTNELLLGKASTGGWREKVELATKFGVKFTDGKKEILGDPAYVRAACEGSLKRLDIDCIDLYYQHRIDTKLPIEVTMGELKKLVEEGKIKYIGISEASASTIRRAHAVHPITAVQMEWSLWTRDVEEDIVPTCRELGIGIVAYSPLGRGFFSSGPKMTENFTKEDFRQHLPRFKPENIEHNKHIFERVSEIATRKGCTPGQLALAWVHHQGDDVCPIPGTTKIENLNQNIGALSVKLTSEEMGELESLASDDSVKGDRYGGLSTTWKNSDTPPFSSWKP from the exons ATGGCTGGTGTTAGGAGGATTAAGCTTGGTTCACAGGGTTTAGAAGTTTCTGCACAAGGTCTAGGATGCATGGGAATGTCTGCCTTCTATGGCCCACCTAAGGCTGAAGAAGACATGATCCCACTTATTCAATATGCAATCAGTTCTGGCATTACCTTCCTTGATACTTCTGATTTTTATGGACCTCATACTAATGAGCTTCTCCTTGGAAAG GCATCGACAGGAggatggagagagaaagttgaatTGGCTACAAAATTTGGCGTCAAATTTACAGACGGGAAAAAAGAGATTCTGGGTGATCCTGCATATGTAAGGGCTGCCTGTGAGGGAAGCTTGAAGCGACTTGATATCGATTGCATTGACCTTTATTATCAACATCGTATTGATACCAAACTTCCAATTGAAGTCACG ATGGGAGAACTGAAGAAACTGGTTGAGGAGGGAAAAATCAAGTACATTGGTATTTCTGAAGCTTCAGCATCAACCATCAGACGAGCACATGCGGTTCACCCCATAACAGCAGTCCAGATGGAATGGTCTTTGTGGACAAGAGATGTGGAGGAAGACATAGTTCCTACCTGTAG GGAACTTGGAATTGGAATAGTCGCATACAGTCCTCTAGGAAGGGGCTTTTTCTCTTCAGGGCCCAAGATGACGGAGAACTTCACAAAAGAGGACTTCCGGCAG CACTTGCCAAGGTTCAAACCCGAGAATATTGAGCATAACAAACACATATTTGAGCGGGTCAGTGAAATAGCGACCCGAAAAGGATGCACCCCAGGACAATTAGCACTTGCATGGGTCCATCACCAAGGAGATGATGTGTGTCCCATCCCTGGAACCACTAAGATTGAGAACCTCAACCAGAACATTGGAGCCTTGTCTGTGAAGCTAACTTCAGAAGAGATGGGTGAGCTAGAATCCCTAGCCTCAGATGACAGTGTCAAGGGCGATAGATATGGAGGTTTATCTACTACATGGAAGAATTCAGACACTCCACCTTTTTCCTCATGGAAACCTTAA
- the LOC110778499 gene encoding IN2-2 protein isoform X7, producing the protein MAGVRRIKLGSQGLEVSAQGLGCMGMSAFYGPPKAEEDMIPLIQYAISSGITFLDTSDFYGPHTNELLLGKASTGGWREKVELATKFGVKFTDGKKEILGDPAYVRAACEGSLKRLDIDCIDLYYQHRIDTKLPIEVTMGELKKLVEEGKIKYIGISEASASTIRRAHAVHPITAVQMEWSLWTRDVEEDIVPTCRELGIGIVAYSPLGRGFFSSGPKMTENFTKEDFRQN; encoded by the exons ATGGCTGGTGTTAGGAGGATTAAGCTTGGTTCACAGGGTTTAGAAGTTTCTGCACAAGGTCTAGGATGCATGGGAATGTCTGCCTTCTATGGCCCACCTAAGGCTGAAGAAGACATGATCCCACTTATTCAATATGCAATCAGTTCTGGCATTACCTTCCTTGATACTTCTGATTTTTATGGACCTCATACTAATGAGCTTCTCCTTGGAAAG GCATCGACAGGAggatggagagagaaagttgaatTGGCTACAAAATTTGGCGTCAAATTTACAGACGGGAAAAAAGAGATTCTGGGTGATCCTGCATATGTAAGGGCTGCCTGTGAGGGAAGCTTGAAGCGACTTGATATCGATTGCATTGACCTTTATTATCAACATCGTATTGATACCAAACTTCCAATTGAAGTCACG ATGGGAGAACTGAAGAAACTGGTTGAGGAGGGAAAAATCAAGTACATTGGTATTTCTGAAGCTTCAGCATCAACCATCAGACGAGCACATGCGGTTCACCCCATAACAGCAGTCCAGATGGAATGGTCTTTGTGGACAAGAGATGTGGAGGAAGACATAGTTCCTACCTGTAG GGAACTTGGAATTGGAATAGTCGCATACAGTCCTCTAGGAAGGGGCTTTTTCTCTTCAGGGCCCAAGATGACGGAGAACTTCACAAAAGAGGACTTCCGGCAG AACTAA